One Glycine soja cultivar W05 chromosome 7, ASM419377v2, whole genome shotgun sequence genomic window, agaacttaaaaataagaagtttaagaattatattttaagttaaatataaaattttgagtttgttatttaattattattagaatataaattgtttaaatattaaaataattaatttatatttttcaataattataaaaaattaaagtataaaagTAAAGTcttgtcataaaaaaatttaagtaataCACAAAAATTAGTTTACACACtcaataaaaagataatttagaaAGGTAACAcgtaacattaaataaaacataataaattaagctatctttaaaaataaatatttaaaattgatatgcTATAGTGGATAAGTATGCATTTATAGAATCTTTGGCTCAATTATATGGTTTGGAATCCTGAGGTTGAAGAAGACCGTGCAGGAAccagatcaaaataaaatagaccAATATTGGTTCGGTGAATAATGAGCGATCTATATGGGATTCTAAATTTCTCATGGTAGTATCCTAGTAGGGGACATGCAGTTCTGAAAGCTTTTTTTCTCACccattttcattcttattttattgtttcatCATTTAAGTTTCTTCTCATATCATATTTTCCAATCCAAAATAAGTatgctttttttcttctgtcTAGTGCCATTGCCTTTTACCGTTTGATTCCCAATACTTCCACCtatttgattcttgattctttcaCCTGTTAGGTTCTTCTATGACTAGTGTGGggagtgtttgttttctttaactttAACAACATAACAGCTTTGAAAGAGTTTCAAAGCCATTTTCTTAATAATGACTTCAATTTTCTTGTACAAAACATGAAGTCTTTAATGAGTCATGCCAGCTATTTAGTGTGAAATAAAAAACCGCACGAATACTACGAATACATTTGCACACTTTCTATTGGCTAattggaaataataaaaaagataaataagagAAATTATGCCACCTAGAAGTCATTTTATAGTTAATATTAGTATAACtcctaaaatattttcataaataagtaTAAGTTAAGTGATAATTttgtaaacatataaaaaataataatttaaacatgAGTGTGTTGccacaaatttataaataaaaatagagaaaacaatTTATGCAATGAAAggataaatcaattttatcatttaattgcaaactatttataatatttacaataattatgttaaaagttatatcaataattatttttgattgATTATCTATCTTAGAAGATTTTACAATAACAATGCATAGTCAttcatctaataaaaatatatacttcctcctatctcaaataaaaaaagaaaaaaaaatcacactaactaagaaagttagttaattatatttaattatactaatctcaattaattttttttatttatccttCATTGGaacttgatattaaaaataaaaaatgctattgaaactaaaatcttaattaaatgaaaagtattttaaatatattaacattaaatgagataaaattaattaaaattttcttgtatttaagaccaagaaaaatgtattttgtttcttatatttaaagACCTAAGGGAGTACACATGTATAAGTTTGGTTTAGAttgaatttgttttcaaaatcaaatctcAAACTCAAtccaattcaataaaaataacattattttattttattttttgaaacattttttcGATTTGTATGAGATTGAATCAATTTATAAGTGAccctactcttttttttatctgttataAGAAATAcaaaactttacaaatttataGTAATAATGGTAGTGTTTTCAGGACCATCCTTTTGAACTGAATGTGTTGgagctttttttttaaaccataCCTTTGGCCACTAAGtgataaaatatatagtttCTTTGGATTTCGGTGGGAGACGtgtaagttttttcttttttggtaatATAGACGTGTGAGTTTAAgggataaaaaacataatttgtatttttgtaattcttttaaaataaaaagattttgtTTCTGAAAGCAAGTCTAATTtaaagtggaaaaaaaatacataattttcttGTTAGATTATGAGTTTTGAccttaaaaattattacaaacgTAACAGCTTTTCAACATTAATTATTCCACTTCAAACTTTTTACAATGTAAAAGGTTTCCAAATTCATATCATGTAAAGTTAAGCTTATAAACACTTGAAAATAACTTCCTTTTTCTTCAAAGTGGAGCATCCAACGATCCTTTTTGCAAGTTGATGATGAGATAGCGCATGCTGACTTTGAAGAAACCGTGTGGGGTTCTTGGAGCCAGCAAATCTCTCCTTTCTCCAAACGTAATGATGAGCTACTTTGTTGTTGCTATCTGaatcttctttattttaatgattcaatcgccttatattaaaataaaagatctaaatttaattattaatattcaatgtccgtgtaattttaattactaatactAAATATACGTGAGAGAATCAATATTAAATGCATGTGTATTTAATATTAGCAATTAAATATGAATCTTCTATTATGATAAGGATTACTATTTAATCTTCTCTTACACATGCATGAATTTTACCATACACATGGAGGAACGACCAAAATAACAAGCaactatataaaaattgatatacaTGACTCAGTCTAATTACTAAATTGAATAAgatgggaaaaaaaatatatcacataTTTAAGGAACAAAATTATCGATCATCGAACCACATCATATTAACTACAATTATTTGGTTTGATTTAATTCAATTCatcgttttctttttttcaaactttgaaAATTCCTAAACAGACCACAATTAGAAACCTACCAACTTGGTTTCCCTACGTTTAAAGGCTAAATTATAGTTCCCACACATGCACGGTTGAACATTGACCAAAACAACGTGGGTGCAACTCATTgttgtcttctttttttgttaagattcattgttgtcttctttttttgttaagaTTCATTGTTGTCTTCTACGACAAATGAATTAGGtagaaacattttaattttgaggTTCACAAACACAAgtaaataccttacaaaaagtTTGATGCCAACGTATTAACAAAACCAGCCCACTTCCAACAACCTAAAAATTGACACATGAGCAACAATGGAAAACAAGGTTTGATGCCAATCTATTTCCAGCACTATAGCtgaataagcaaaaaaaaaaaaaaatgaaagaatcgAATTGTGTTATTTTGTTGTATACCCTGATAAATACAATTCAAAAGATGATCATATGTAAAAATGGGAAAAAATCATTGTAATTGGCAAGTCTCTCCAAAGATGTCAGTAAAGCAATCAACTGTGACATTGGTAAGAAATGAAGCATATATAGATTTATACAAAAGACAAAGGAAGACATAGTTGCCAAGGATCAAGAGCTTCCACTGAAACCTTGACTgttcttcatctttctcattTCCATTTCCCTTGTCGTTTGGCGGCTCTGTGCTTCACTGCTTGAGCCAGATGGGTTTAAACCATACTCACTTGTAGCTGCACTGTACTCACTGCTTGCACCATATTCCTGAGTTCCCAATGCCATTTTTCTGAACTTTTTCATGTCTTCCTTGTACTGTGCAGTGTCATAATCTGAGCTTTCATGAGAACTGTACATAGTGCTGTGTCCAGGTCTAATTCCTTCGTTAAGATCTGCTAGAGAGACATCTCCTTCCAGAGCGCGAACAACCTGTAGTTTGAGGTATTATTATCAGAGTCAATAGACAAATTCTCTCCCCCATATTGCATGATCATGTTCTCAAATCACAGGCCAATTCAAGATTCTTCATTCTAGATATACCAATACAAGACATTATACTGCCCTATGACACTTAGCATATTGATACTTGACAAATGACAACAAACTTCTTTAATTTACCTGGCTCATCCTTGGTCGACGCTTTGCCGAATGACGAATGCAAGCTGCAGCAGAAGCCACCATTCGTGCCATCTCATTAGGATCATAGTCATTCTGGAGCCTTGGGTCAATAATAGAATCAAAATCATCCTCTTCCAAAGCTCGTGTGAGCAAAGGCCTAGCCTGTGATTATAAAGATGGTTTTAGTTAAGAGCTTCTCTGTGGCACAAtgttcaagaaaaagaaaaacagaaaccTCTCTATTGCATAAATGTATACACATTATAAGTTCATAGTTACAAGTGATAATCAGGCCCAGAAACAAGGAGCGCCATAATACTTACCCAGTCTACCAAACTATCCTCCATGAAAGTTTGATTTTTATCGACCGGCCGTCGTCCGGTTATTAACTCGAGGAGCATGACTCCGTAGGAGAAAACATCTGATTTGTCTGTCAGTTTTCCACTAGAAGCATATTCTGGAGCCAAATACCTGAAAGTAGCAATTCATGCATGACTCATGAGTTTGAAATACAATgccaaacaacaaaatatgagaCAGCTTATTGTTGTTGGTTTTACTTAATCAACCAAAACTGACAACAATAAACACATGGTACAGCACAGACACAATATTTCACTTTAAAAATGAAAGTTTGAGGTTTTGAGCTATGATGTACCCTCTctatttcatgtcattaaagaataacataataaattacTTCAGCTCTTAATAACAGATTAATGAACAAACAACTTTTCATTATGATATCCAAGGTTTTTGAGAAGATACATAGAAGGAAGTGTGTTCCTACCCAAAAGTCCCCATCACTCGAGTAGAAACATGAGTATTGACATCAGAAGAAAACTTTGCAAGACCGAAATCTGCAACCTGTCAACAGAAACAAAGGTCTTGTTACTAAACAATTCTATCACGACTTTACATAACATTTTAAAGGTTGCATCACCACTATATAGAACAATGGAAGTTGTTTTATCAATTAGAGGGCAATGAGCAGTTGTTATATCAACTTTTGCAAGTGTTGGTAAGACCCATAACAGAACAACACACCTTTGCTTCAAACTTAAAATCCAGAAGGATGTTGGCAGCTTTGATATCACGATGGATGATCTTAGGATGACCTGGACACACagaaaatcaaaatcaacatTTAGGTTGACATAAATTAATTACAGTTGAAGAAATAAAAGTCAAGAGTACAAACATACAATCTTCATGAAGATACGCCAGTCCCTTAGCAGATCCTAAAGCAATTCTTAATCTTGTGGGCCAATCCATGGTAGGTCGCCCTCTTCCTGCAGTGCAAATAACCATCAAAACCGCTTCCACCAAAAGCATTATGCCACAATAATATTGGTAGTTGGTGCCTAGCCCACTTTCAGCAGAAAAGATGGACCAACTAAACAGAATTTTGAAAGGAATCTTGTGATAGAAAGCTAAAACCAGAGGTACAAACCATGCAAATGGAATTCCAATGTGTTGTTGGGAACAAATTCATAAACAAGCAGCCTCTGGGACCCAGTGATGCAGTATCCAACCAAAGAAACAAGATGCTTGTGATGGACACGGCTAATTATCTCAACTTCAGCTTGGAATTCACGCTCCCCTTGCCCACTTCCAGCCTTCAATTGCTTCACTGCCACCTCCTTGCCATTGGGAAGAATTCCCCTGTGCACATATCCAAATCCTCCTTGTCCAAGGAGGTTGGCATCAGAAAAGCCATCAGTTGCACGTGCCAACTCCTCGTACGTGAACGTGCTCTTAGAGAATCCCAATGCAATTCCTGGCGAAGGAGGAGGAAGAAATTCACCACCTGAATAGTTTGATCCAGACCCACCACTGCTGATGATGAAAGGAGGCGGTGGTGGGGGAGGCTGAGCAGCATAAGCCGGTGGAGCAGGTGGTGGCGATGGCTTTGGAGGCATCATTGAGACCACATGATCTTGAGGAGGGGGAACATTGTGTTGCCATTGACGTGGGGGACCACCATATGCATCATCTAACAATCGTGAAGAAAACAGCATGAAATGAGTAATTATCATTAGACTAGAATTGAATACATTTGAACATCACCAAAAGACACAATGTAAAGAGCCGTTCATTTCTTCAAGAATTAGAACAATATCTAATGATTGTGAAAAAATCAACATGAAACGAGTAAGggtatgtttggataaacttctctcaagttaaaatcaactcaggCAATTCAGCTTTTTATAAAAACTCATCTAAACTTTTCAAAAATTCATTTTGCCTTCTTGTTTTCTTCTCTAAGTGCTTatagagaagtttatccaaacaaagcctAATTATCATTTGACCATGAATACACCATTGAACATCATAAAAAGACACAAAGTGAGGAGCCATTCATTTCTTCAAGAATTAGAACATAACTTAACTACTAagaaaaaatctaaaacaaatAGTAACATATGAAAATACAACCAGCTAGCTTTACATGGATAATAATGTCAATGTGTATCATAAGCAACGAGATTCAGCAAGAGTCAAGAGAATCAACTAAGGGATTGAACATTGAAAACATCTTGAAATTACATATAATTTACTCGaaccttaaaaattaaaaaattagcaaAAACATGCCAGGCTTTTTCACTAACATTAGATCAaaggtgaaaaacaaaaagaacctTTTGTAGCTAAAGCTCACTCACCTTTAGGTCCCCGCGGCGGTTGCGGCGGCGGAGCATAGTACTCTTCATCAcgtcttctcttcttcttccggCAACATATGCAGAGAATGCTCAACACAAGAAGAACCGCCACAGCCCCAACGGCGATTCCCACCACCACACCGGTCGAAATACTCGACGAGGAAGACGACGGAGGCGACGGAGTGGTCGGTCTCGATCCGGACGGAGGAGAGGGCGAGCTCCGGGACGGTGGACTCGGAGTGCTGCCGCCTCCGCCGCCACTGGGAGGCGACGGCGGCGAGTGCGATGGCGGCGACGGCGGAGAAGTCGATGGCGGCGAAGTTGACGGCGTGGTTGGAGTGGACGGTGGAGGAGAAGCAGAAGGAGTGGACGGTGGAGAAGCGGAGGGAGTCGCCGGAGGGGGCGAGGAAGGAGTTGACGGAGGTGGCGAAGAAGGTGTCGCCGGCGGAGGAGACGACGGAGTTTCCGGCGGAGGTGACGACGGAGTTGCAGGCGGAGGTGACGAGGGGGTCGAGGGAGGCGGAGCGGAAGGTGTGGCGGGAGGCGGTGCGGAGGGAGTTGACGGAGGAGGCGCGGTGCCGTTGGTCGGCGGCGGCGAAGACGGCGCGGGGGCAGTTGACATTACCGAGAATgattacagaaagaaaaatgtgagattgaaaaagaaagagaaaacctTAAGAAAGCGAAGAATAAGGTTTTATGtttgtttctctctctaaaacaaCGGTTCAGAGAGAGGGGACAATGGAGCATGGTCTGCTTTGGTAGAAGCGTTTTATCTGACAAAAAACCCTGGATTCTCTTTCTCACCTATCAACCTTTGAACCTCTTTCTGTCTAACACTGTcactgttttttctttttctttttttacattttatttcaacttattGCTTCAGCCAACCAGCCAAGACAAAACGGGTACCGTGGGACCCACACCAATGCCCCTCGGACACTTCTTCTTACAATtcatttaattactaattaataaGTAGTAATTAGTTTACACTTATTGTTactatttcattattattactcgttttgattttttttcttcttctctaacttcatgtttttttttattattattttaatattttgctgCTCTGTCCGTTTGCTCATCATTGGTCCATTGCGAcggttgctttttttttttttctttttaggaaTTTGCTTGATTATTTGCATTTTTGTTTGCAATTACTTTTTTTCATTGACAAGtactattttgatttttaaagaaattaaggttATGTTTGAAgtcattttagttttaaatttcaaaatttttaaaaacttgcaATCCTCACCAAGGTTTTTCAACGTGTTTTGATGCAAAAATGTTAATGGGATtagttttctttggaaaaatagttttatttaatatttaaacctTACCATATAGGTGTAACCGTGTTCCCACTCACATGACAATTGCAGACTCGAATATCGTAAACAAATAGtatcacttttaattaaataaattaattaattaattaaggtatGTTTGAATTCGGTATTCAACCGTTAAGCACACTCTCCGCTGCAAAAAGCGAactaataaatagaaaatagcTATGAAAGGTCGTGATCCGCAGCATGTGCAATCCTTGTACTTTCacaaattatgaaaaatcaatttagaaaagaaaataagtgttaAAATCCATAACGTGTTTCTTAATTAACGCCGCAATTACAGGCCTGGAGCCATGAAATCTAAGAAGATTGAGGAAGTATCATATGGAGTGATTTAATTGTGTTAATGTGCATATCATATTAAGAGTAAGGATATTATGAATGTATGCAGTTTAGCATTAAATTGTCCTTTCCATTAATGATTTTAATCGATATTTGCAATTACTACTTACCAATATTAATAAAGATCAAGAGCCCATACTTTGATTTCACCCAACAAATTCAGTTGGTACTTAAATGCAAATAATAGAGCATCACTATGACACTATgaattgctgataaaaaaaattaggattttGTTCTTAGATTaggatattaattaagaaactaaaaataaatacaaattataggaAACCATAAAAAAATCACGAACAacctaattttttgttttttttttataaaaatatttttatttcaaatttctttATCAATACTCTTAAAGTATTGATTAgtatttgccaaaaaaaaaaaaaaaaactataacacTATGACCCCATTTGATTTGCTTAATTTTAAGggacaaaacaaattaatttgttcTCCATTTGATCTGTAAAACTGGTTCTAAgaagacaaaaattaaaatttctggATATAAAAGCCAGTTGTCTGAACTCGTTTTTATTATAAGGTTATCCTCTTATGATTGGTTAATTGTAACTGAGTCAAAGATTAGGTAACCCGTTTTATGTATATATGCAGAAAGACTAATTaaggtttcttaaaaaaaattaatattgtagCTGTTACTCTAAGTAAGAGTTAAAGTGACCAGCTGGATAACAATAGCAAACAACGCGACAAGACATGGACATCATTactcataatattaaaaaacaataacattCGGACTTGTAAAATTCAAAGATAAATTgtatttaatatgaaatttgaatcatgacacaaaaaacatgttattgtttttttggtAACTAGtgagtattataaaaaaatagtgtatATATACTAATTTTTTGGTAACTagtgtatatataatttaactcaAATTCAAAACATCCGTATTCAAATATTATCCTTTGCTCAGGGTACTA contains:
- the LOC114418558 gene encoding proline-rich receptor-like protein kinase PERK1, which gives rise to MSTAPAPSSPPPTNGTAPPPSTPSAPPPATPSAPPPSTPSSPPPATPSSPPPETPSSPPPATPSSPPPSTPSSPPPATPSASPPSTPSASPPPSTPTTPSTSPPSTSPPSPPSHSPPSPPSGGGGGSTPSPPSRSSPSPPSGSRPTTPSPPSSSSSSISTGVVVGIAVGAVAVLLVLSILCICCRKKKRRRDEEYYAPPPQPPRGPKDDAYGGPPRQWQHNVPPPQDHVVSMMPPKPSPPPAPPAYAAQPPPPPPPFIISSGGSGSNYSGGEFLPPPSPGIALGFSKSTFTYEELARATDGFSDANLLGQGGFGYVHRGILPNGKEVAVKQLKAGSGQGEREFQAEVEIISRVHHKHLVSLVGYCITGSQRLLVYEFVPNNTLEFHLHGRGRPTMDWPTRLRIALGSAKGLAYLHEDCHPKIIHRDIKAANILLDFKFEAKVADFGLAKFSSDVNTHVSTRVMGTFGYLAPEYASSGKLTDKSDVFSYGVMLLELITGRRPVDKNQTFMEDSLVDWARPLLTRALEEDDFDSIIDPRLQNDYDPNEMARMVASAAACIRHSAKRRPRMSQVVRALEGDVSLADLNEGIRPGHSTMYSSHESSDYDTAQYKEDMKKFRKMALGTQEYGASSEYSAATSEYGLNPSGSSSEAQSRQTTREMEMRKMKNSQGFSGSS